A DNA window from Zingiber officinale cultivar Zhangliang chromosome 3A, Zo_v1.1, whole genome shotgun sequence contains the following coding sequences:
- the LOC122052915 gene encoding ammonium transporter 1 member 1-like — protein sequence MSCSSSDLAPLLGGANASAAADYICGQFTDAGYAIDTTYLLFSAYLVFAMQLGFAMLCAGSVRAKNTMNIMLTNVLDAAAGGIFYYVFGFAFAFGGPSNGFIGKHFFGLKDVPEPSFDYSNFLYQWAFAIAAAGITSGSIAERTQFVAYLIYSAFLTGFVYPIVSHWFWSGDGWAAAGRNAGESLLFESGVIDFAGSGVVHLVGGIAGLWGALIEGPRIGRFDHTGRSVALRGHSATLVVLGTFLLWFGWYGFNPGSFTVIFRTYGPSGSIHGQWSAVGRTAVTTTLAGCTAALTTLFGKRLQTGHWNVVDVCNGLLGGFAAITAGCSVVEPWAAIICGFVSAWVLIGLNKLAAALKFDDPLEAAQLHGGCGAWGIIFTALFARERYVNEVYPGRPGRPYGLFMGGGGRLLAAHIIQILVIVGWVSATMGPLFYLLHKFGLLRISAEDEMAGMDLTRHGGFAYVYHDEDSMSQNGSPGFMLKSSAARVEPRTTPAATNQQQV from the exons ATGTCGTGCTCTTCTTCAGATCTGGCACCGCTCCTCGGCGGAGCCAACGCCTCCGCCGCCGCGGATTACATCTGCGGCCAGTTCACCGACGCCGGATACGCTATCGACACCACCTACCTCCTCTTCTCCGCCTACCTCGTCTTCGCGATGCAGCTCGGATTCGCCATGCTCTGCGCCGGATCGGTGCGCGCCAAGAACACCATGAATATTATGCTCACCAACGTGCTGGATGCGGCAGCCGGCGGGATCTTCTACTACGTCTTCGGCTTCGCCTTCGCCTTTGGCGGGCCTTCCAACGGCTTCATCGGAAAGCACTTCTTCGGCCTCAAGGATGTTCCGGAGCCCAGTTTTGACTACTCGAACTTCCTCTACCAGTGGGCTTTCGCCATCGCCGCCGCCGGTATCACCTCCGGCTCCATCGCCGAGCGCACCCAGTTCGTCGCCTACCTCATCTACTCAGCCTTTCTCACCGGTTTCGTCTACCCTATCGTCTCTCACTG GTTTTGGTCGGGGGACGGATGGGCAGCGGCCGGGAGGAACGCCGGGGAGTCGCTTCTGTTCGAGTCGGGAGTGATCGACTTCGCTGGGTCTGGGGTTGTGCACTTGGTAGGGGGCATCGCGGGGCTGTGGGGAGCCCTCATCGAGGGTCCGCGCATCGGACGCTTCGATCACACCGGCCGCTCGGTGGCACTACGCGGACACTCGGCCACTCTGGTGGTTCTCGGTACCTTCCTTCTCTGGTTCGGCTGGTACGGATTCAACCCTGGCTCCTTCACCGTCATCTTTAGAACGTACGGCCCTAGCGGTTCCATCCACGGCCAGTGGTCCGCAGTCGGGCGCACCGCCGTGACGACCACTCTTGCTGGTTGCACGGCCGCGCTCACCACCCTCTTCGGGAAGCGACTCCAGACCGGCCACTGGAACGTGGTCGACGTCTGCAACGGCCTCCTCGGAGGATTCGCTGCCATCACCGCCGGCTGCTCGGTGGTCGAACCCTGGGCCGCCATCATCTGCGGCTTCGTATCCGCCTGGGTGCTTATCGGCCTAAACAAGCTCGCGGCGGCGCTGAAATTCGACGATCCCCTTGAAGCCGCGCAGCTCCACGGCGGCTGCGGCGCCTGGGGAATCATCTTCACGGCGCTCTTCGCGAGGGAGAGGTACGTGAACGAGGTGTATCCGGGGAGGCCCGGACGCCCCTACGGGCTCTTCATGGGCGGTGGTGGCCGCCTCCTCGCGGCTCACATCATCCAGATCCTAGTTATCGTCGGCTGGGTCAGCGCTACCATGGGCCCGCTCTTCTACCTCCTTCACAAATTCGGCCTCCTCCGCATCTCCGCAGAGGACGAGATGGCCGGCATGGACCTCACCCGCCACGGCGGCTTCGCGTACGTCTACCACGACGAGGACTCCATGTCGCAAAACGGCAGCCCCGGCTTCATGCTCAAGTCCTCGGCGGCGCGGGTGGAGCCGCGGACCACTCCCGCCGCCACCAACCAGCAGCAGGTCTAG